One genomic window of Silurus meridionalis isolate SWU-2019-XX chromosome 22, ASM1480568v1, whole genome shotgun sequence includes the following:
- the eloa gene encoding elongin-A translates to MAEELLEAVEKLQSRLSENQEPRKLLKTLKRLGELPMTVDILVETGVGKTVNSLRKHNLVGENAKDLVAKWKKLVPQSADRPSNTKEARSHSRPDKSRGYKRTREPSPEQLPPAGDEEEEEYRQEYSPSPPQHYSQQYGHRNSGGYQSEEYESPVDEPVPSPPQKQIGHSKPHREQARAHGSHSSREQERPNRPAQVQSEAQNRQYNKEQKGTVTHPSSKRSHQSSTQESKKEKKKVSDGREKREKPETVQDDHEENSFEAPTMSFESFLTYDEPTHTKKKKKNSRPAQPVTHASSVSSKSNKSNGTSFKRPESSTASVSTPIVPEKRRKVLPQIVDVVPILPDIPLPAIQPNYRPLPSIDVTPLSPQRRKVPIPYDEEDTGFTGRRFNSKMVVYSGSKSSCLPKMMTLYDQCIRVLQNNIDSIDEVGGVPYEILEPVLERCTPEQLYRIEQCNQSFIEESDELWMRHCQRDFKCESPQEYESWRELYLRLHEEREERLRKLTQNISSAHANKPKGRQVKMAYVNSLAKPPRDVRKRQEKFGTKNGSTSTSVSAAAPIPVKIRPHSSYSQPSDGGQSSYSSPPEPSYSPAPSSSAGHSSREKPQVKKIAPMMAKTIRAFKNRFSRR, encoded by the exons ATGGCGGAGGAGCTATTAGAAGCAGTGGAGAAGTTGCAGTCACGGCTTTCAGAGAATCAGGAGCCCAGGAAG CTGTTGAAGACACTTAAGAGATTGGGAGAGCTGCCTATGACAGTGGACATTTTGGTG GAAACGGGCGTTGGAAAGACTGTAAATTCTCTACGCAAACATAACCTTGTTGGTGAGAATGCAAAGGATCTTGTGGCCAAGTGGAAGAAGCTCGTACCACAGTCCGCAGATAG ACCAAGTAACACTAAAGAAGCACGCTCCCACTCAAGGCCAGACAAGTCCAGAGGTTACAAACGTACTAGAGAACCTTCACCAGAGCAACTGCCACCCGCAGGggatgaagaggaagaagaatatCGACAAGAATACTCCCCCTCCCCCCCACAGCACTACAGTCAACAGTATGGTCATAGAAATTCAGGGGGTTATCAATCAGAGGAATATGAGAGTCCGGTAGACGAGCCAGTACCTAGTCCCCCACAAAAACAAATAGGACACAGCAAGCCACACAGGGAGCAAGCCAGAGCACATGGCTCTCATTCCTCCAGGGAGCAGGAGAGACCGAATCGCCCAGCTCAGGTTCAGAGTGAGGCACAGAACCGACAATATAATAAGGAACAGAAAGGAACAGTGACACACCCATCATCAAAACGCAGTCATCAATCCTCCACACaggaaagtaagaaagaaaagaaaaaagtcagtgATG gcagggaaaaaagagagaagccAGAGACAGTGCAAGATGATCATGAAGAGAATTCCTTTGAAGCACCTACCATGTCTTTTGAATCTTTTCTGACTTATGATGAACCTACTCACactaagaaaaagaagaaaaactctCGACCAGCTCAGCCTGTTACCCATGCTTCTTCAGTATCCTCAAAGTCCAATAAATCTAATGGGACTAGCTTTAAACGGCCCGAGTCATCTACCGCATCAGTATCCACACCCATAGTGCCAGAGAAACGCAGAAAG GTTCTTCCTCAGATAGTTGATGTTGTGCCCATTTTACCTGACATTCCACTGCCAGCGATTCAACCCAACTATAGACCGCTGCCCTCAATAGACGTCACACCACTCTCCCCACAGAGACGCAAAG TTCCCATACCATATGATGAAGAGGATACTGGCTTTACTGGGCGACGTTTCAATTCCAAAATGGTGGTGTACTCTGGCTCAAAGTCCTCGTGTTTGCCCAAGATGATGACTCTATATGACCAGTGCATTAGAGTTCTGCAGAACAATATTGACT CAATTGATGAAGTTGGTGGTGTGCCTTATGAGATTTTGGAGCCAGTTTTAGAAAGATGTACTCCAGAACAGTTGTACCGCATTGAACAGTGTAACCAG TCTTTTATAGAGGAATCAGATGAGCTGTGGATGCGGCACTGCCAGCGGGACTTTAAGTGTGAGTCTCCTCAGGAGTATGAGTCTTGGAGAGAGTTGTATTTGCGCCTGCATGAAGAACGGGAAGAGCGCCTACGCAAGCTTACACAGAACATTAGCTCTGCCCATGCCAATAAACCTAAAG GTCGCCAAGTAAAGATGGCTTACGTGAACTCTCTTGCTAAGCCACCTCGTGATGTTCGGAAAAGACAGGAAAAGTTTGGCACAAAGAATGGCTCTACCAGCACCAGCGTTAGTGCTGCAGCTCCCATCCCAGTCAA aatcaGACCACACAGCTCCTACAGTCAGCCGAGTGATGGTGGCCAGTCTTCCTACAGCAGTCCTCCTGAGCCATCTTATTCTCCTGCTCCAAGCAGCAGTGCTGGCCATAGTTCTAGAGAAAAACCACAGGTCAAAA AAATTGCCCCTATGATGGCTAAAACTATCAGAGCCTTTAAAAACAGGTTTTCTCGGCGGTGA
- the pithd1 gene encoding PITH domain-containing protein 1, whose protein sequence is MSGHGHGHGHGHGHGCCEDDHEPAERGVEYGLYRCIDIDKLQCLNESRDGDGKLVFKPWDQRTDRLKFVESDMDEELLFNIPFTGTVKLKGIILSGEDDESHPAEIRLFKNIPQMSFDDVRREPEQAFRLNKDPLAELEYPTKIARFSNVNHLSIHISRNFGADATRVYYIGLRGEYTEAHRHEVTICNYEAAANPADHKLEAITPQTYFIS, encoded by the exons ATGTCTGGACACGGGCACGGGCACGGACATGGTCATGGTCACGGGTGTTGTGAAGATGATCATGAACCTGCTGAACGCGGTGTGGAGTATGGACTGTACCGGTGCATCGATATAGACAAGCTACAGTGTCTCAACGAGAGCCGGGATGGAGACGGGAAGCTGGTGTTTAAACCCTGGGATCAGCGCACAGATAGACTAAAG TTTGTAGAGAGCGACATGGACGAGGAACTCCTGTTCAATATCCC TTTTACTGGAACTGTCAAGCTGAAAGGGATTATCCTTTCTGGAGAGGATGACGAGTCTCACCCAgctgaaataaggct ATTCAAGAACATACCACAAATGTCATTTGATGATGTAAGAAGAGAGCCAGAGCAAGCATTTCGTCTTAACAAAGATCCACTGGCTGAACTTGAGTATCCAACTAA gattgCACGTTTTTCAAATGTCAACCACTTGTCTATTCATATTTCTCGAAACTTTGGAGCTGATGCTACTCGTGTCTACTACATTGGTCTACGGGGAGAATATACTGAG GCTCACAGACACGAGGTGACTATCTGTAACTATGAGGCAGCAGCAAATCCAGCAGATCATAAATTGGAAGCAATTACTCCGCAGACATATTTCATTTCTTGA